Genomic window (Luteolibacter sp. Y139):
CGGGAGGCGATGAAGCGCCTGCTATTCCTCCTCCTTTCCCTGTTCCTTCCCGTCCTTGCCTTCGCCGGCCCGGACCCTGATCCGGCCCGCTTCGACAAGGAGATCGTGGCCTTCGATGCCGCGGACGCGAAGACTCCGCCGGAGAAGGGCGGAATCGTTTTCACCGGCAGCTCCAGCATCCGGCTGCTGGACCTGAAGAAGGTATTCCCCGGCCTGAAGGCGCTGAACCGCGGCTTCGGCGGCAGCCACATCTCGGACGTGAACCACTACCTCGACCGCTGCCTGCTGCGCTACGAGCCGTCGCTGGTGATCTTCTACTGCGGGGGAAACGACCTCTGGGACAAGAAGTCGCCGGAGCAGGTGGAGGAGGACTTCGCCGAGTTCCAGCGCCGGCTGTTCGAGAAGTGCCCGCAGGCGAAGCTGATCGTGATGGCCGTGCGGCCGAGCCCGCAGCGTGTCTCGATCCGCGACAAGGAGGCTGACCTGAAT
Coding sequences:
- a CDS encoding GDSL-type esterase/lipase family protein, producing the protein MKRLLFLLLSLFLPVLAFAGPDPDPARFDKEIVAFDAADAKTPPEKGGIVFTGSSSIRLLDLKKVFPGLKALNRGFGGSHISDVNHYLDRCLLRYEPSLVIFYCGGNDLWDKKSPEQVEEDFAEFQRRLFEKCPQAKLIVMAVRPSPQRVSIRDKEADLNARFKKAAETDKRITYVAGSCDRFVDKNGTAIPELFVGDGLHMSDAGYAIWKELLTPLLPKY